The proteins below are encoded in one region of Triticum aestivum cultivar Chinese Spring chromosome 1B, IWGSC CS RefSeq v2.1, whole genome shotgun sequence:
- the LOC123143532 gene encoding probable galacturonosyltransferase 4, with protein sequence MARTGRSVLLLLLIPTALSLLMLSERRLSVALNPIERKDLPAEIASQGHSIKDSKLNALPLETLSSLKEPVGAVLAEEPLHLANDSIESPDQELLPGKKANRVLSEITSGDVAALKGGYLIDQVTRRKAQDGGLATGSMDGQEKHTGSRQQSSSEGRSLEAITQIPQGYQGAGKNPQKENTDGRSKNMALSDTRIRDIKDHLIKAKVYLGLGAIRANPQYLRDLRHRIREVQKVLGEASKDSDLPKNANEKVKALELTLVKGEQTQDDCSVVVKKLRAMLHSAEEQLYAQKKQTVFLTQLAAKTLPKGLHCLPLTLANEYFSLDPSQQQFPNQEKLDDPKLYHYALFSDNILATAVVVNSTVLNAKHPSRHVFHIVTDRLNYAPMRMWFLSNPPGKATIEVQNIDEFTWLNDSSSLLLKQLGSQSMIDYYFTAQSANSDSYLKYRNPKYLSMLNHLRFYLPEIYPKLDKMVFLDGDVVVRKDITGLWSIDMKGKVNGAVETCGESFHSFDDYLNFSSPVVAKNFDPNACLWAFGMNIFDLAEWRRQNITEIYHFWQKLNEDGLHWKLGTLPLGLVTFWNKTFPLDRSWHVLGLGYNPHVSSSDVERAAVIHYNGNMKPWLEIGLPKFRSYWSEYLDYDQPFLRECNINP encoded by the exons ATGGCGAGGACGGGGCGGTCCGTGCTGCTCCTCCTCCTGATCCCGACGGCGCTCTCCCTGCTAATGCTCTCCGAGCGCCGCCTCTCCGTCGCGCTTAACCCCATcg AAAGGAAGGATTTGCCTGCCGAGATTGCGAGTCAG GGCCATAGCATCAAGGATAGCAAGCTAAATGCGCTTCCTCTG GAAACTCTGAGTTCTCTGAAGGAACCTGTCGGTGCCGTGTTAGCGGAGGAACCACTCCATTTGGCCAACGATTCGATTGAATCCCCGGACCAAG AATTGCTACCGGGGAAGAAGGCCAACAGGGTGCTTTCTGAAATCACTTCTGGTGATGTTGCTGCATTGAAGGGTGGCTACCTGATCGACCAAGTGACAAGGCGGAAAGCACAAGATGGTGGTTTGGCGACGGGCTCGATGGATGGGCAGGAGAAGCACACAGGATCCCGGCAGCAGTCTTCTTCTGAG GGAAGATCATTGGAGGCTATAACACAGATACCTCAGGGATATCAAGGTGCAGGGAAGAACCCTCAAAAAGAAAACACAGATGGTAGGAGTAAAAATATGGCTTTGTCGGATACTAGAATCCGGGATATCAAGGATCATTTAATCAAGGCAAAGGTCTACCTTGGTCTTGGAGCCATTCGAGCAAATCCTCAATACCTCAGGGACTTGCGACATCGGATACGGGAAGTTCAAAAGGTGCTTGGTGAAGCATCCAAGGACTCTGATCTACCGAAAAA TGCCAATGAGAAGGTGAAAGCACTTGAGCTGACATTGGTCAAGGGCGAACAGACACAGGATGATTGCTCTGTTGTTGTCAAAAAGCTCCGGGCTATGCTTCATTCGGCAGAGGAGCAGCTGTATGCACAAAAAAAGCAAACTGTTTTTCTAACACAACTTGCAGCCAAAACCCTTCCCAAAGGTCTTCACTGCCTCCCCTTGACGCTAGCTAATGAATACTTTTCATTGGATCCTAGTCAGCAGCAATTCCCAAACCAGGAGAAACTTGATGATCCCAAACTGTATCACTATGCCTTGTTCTCAGATAATATATTGGCAACAGCAGTTGTTGTTAATTCGACAGTGTTAAATGCCAAG CATCCTTCTCGTCATGTTTTCCACATAGTAACTGACAGACTAAATTATGCTCCAATGAGAATGTGGTTCCTCTCTAATCCTCCTGGAAAAGCAACAATTGAAGTACAAAATATTGACGAATTCACATGGCTAAATGACAGCTCGAGCCTGTTGCTGAAACAACTGGGATCTCAATCTATGATCGATTATTACTTTACGGCACAAAGTGCAAATTCAGATTCATATTTGAAGTACAGAAACCCAAAGTATCTTTCAATGCTTAATCATCTGCGATTCTACTTGCCTGAGATTTATCCAAAGCTCGACAAGATGGTTTTTCTTGATGGCGATGTAGTAGTAAGAAAGGACATAACTGGCCTCTGGTCAATCGATATGAAGGGGAAGGTTAATGGTGCTGTAGAGACTTGTGGAGAGAGCTTCCATAGCTTTGATGATTACTTGAATTTCTCAAGTCCTGTTGTTGCAAAGAATTTTGATCCCAATGCATGTCTCTGGGCTTTTGGAATGAATATATTTGATCTGGCTGAATGGAGGCGGCAGAACATAACTGAAATCTACCACTTTTGGCAGAAGCTT AATGAAGACGGATTGCACTGGAAACTTGGCACTCTCCCTCTAGGTCTGGTTACATTCTGGAACAAGACATTCCCCCTCGATCGATCATGGCATGTTCTCGGTCTAGGTTACAACCCGCATGTAAGCAGTAGTGACGTGGAGCGTGCCGCGGTCATACATTACAATGGCAACATGAAGCCCTGGCTTGAGATTGGCCTGCCCAAGTTCCGAAGCTACTGGTCTGAATATCTTGACTACGATCAGCCTTTTCTGCGGGAATGCAACATCAATCCGTGA